A part of Heliangelus exortis chromosome 3, bHelExo1.hap1, whole genome shotgun sequence genomic DNA contains:
- the LOC139795049 gene encoding uncharacterized protein, whose protein sequence is MDTVKVIGYEDTQTDTVEKTETQPSNTIVLHTVKKKQRRHRSTKAVKKTEAPPEGEQEEQVMDCPEGRCFKALPEETTLYTHAREPPPYNKLPENEKQYALFIDGTCRIVGEHWKWKAAVWSPTSKVTTTMEGVGESSQFAEVKAIQLALDIAEREKWPVLYLYTDSERVANGLWGWLQQQKLTNWQGRSKPTWDAALWQDIAARLENLNVKVGYVETPVPKSRDTEGRGKKEEEQVDEDAVNYLSKIDLGWDLKGEMLVAQWAHNSWGHMGRESMYRWARARGVDLSSEAIEEVIRQCEICAARKGMKLRPSGEKWLGKNVWVAPPSGKGKPVRGVPFAQGVDCDWLVMLKDGEVRGVSEEDLSLEENNP, encoded by the coding sequence ATGGATACTGTGAAGGTCATTGGGTATgaggacacacagacagacactgtggaaaaaacagaaacccAGCCTTCAAATACTATAGTTCTTCATACAGTCAAGAAGAAACAACGGAGGCATCGGTCGACCAAAGCAGTAAAGAAGACAGAAGCTCCTCCTGAGGGAGAGCAGGAAGAACAGGTCATGGACTGTCCAGAAGGCAGATGTTTCAAAGCACTGCCTGAGGAGACCACCCTCTATACTCATGCCAGAGAACCCCCACCATATAATAAATTACCcgaaaatgaaaaacaatatgctctgTTTATTGATGGGACCTGTCGTATTGTGGGAGAACACTGGAAGTGGAAAGCTGCCGTGTGGAGTCCCACAAGCAAAGTTACAACAACTATGGAAGGTGTGGGTGAATCGAGtcagtttgcagaagtgaaagCCATCCAGCTGGCCCTAGACATCGCCGAAAGAGAGAAGTGGCCAGTGCTCTATCTCTACACTGACTCAGAGAGGGTGGCAAATGGGCTGTGGGGGTGGCTGCAGCAACAGAAGCTGACTAACTGGCAGGGGAGAAGTAAGCCCACCTGGGATGCTGCACTGTGGCAAGACATTGCTGCCCGGCTGGAAAACCTCAATGTAAAAGTAGGTTATGTAGAGACTCCTGTGCCCAAGAGCCGTGACACCGAAGGAcgtggaaaaaaggaagaggagcaggTGGATGAGGATGCAGTAAATTATTTGTCCAAGATAGACCTGGGCTGGGACCTTAAGGGTGAGATGCTCGTAGCTCAGTGGGCCCATAACTCATGGGGACACATGGGAAGAGAGTCAATGTATAGATGGGCTCGTGCTCGTGGGGTGGACCTGAGCAGTGAAGCCATCGAAGAGGTGATCCGCCAGTGTGAGATCTGTGCTGCAAGGAAAGGGATGAAGCTTCGCCCCTCCGGAGAAAAGTGGCTGGGAAAGAACGTGTGGGTTGCACCTCCCTCAGGAAAAGGCAAACCCGTTCGTGGGGTTCCTTTTGCTCAGGGGGTAGATTGTGATTGGCTGGTTATGCTGAAGGATGGGGAAGTCCGAGGTGTGTCTGAAGAAGATTTAAGCTTGGAGGAAAATAATCCGTGA